In a single window of the Metopolophium dirhodum isolate CAU chromosome 2, ASM1992520v1, whole genome shotgun sequence genome:
- the LOC132938041 gene encoding S-formylglutathione hydrolase-like: MKQQLDVVSDNRCFGGQQKVYEHDSAVLNFRMKFAVYVPDNLEGPAPVLYILGGMSCSEQTFIQKSGFQRWAAHYGIIVVSPDVCPRVTFGVEKNEIEAKGLSFYVNAVKKPWNRNYQMYSYVNEELPSIIQENFNVNKDRQSIMGHSMGGHGALISALKNPGKFRSVSALAPVCNPSKTPDIQFIFKCYFGDDTKTMEEWDATCLVADYKGPELNVLIHKGNNDKYTEQLKLENFVSACEKAGIEISVNIEEGYDHGFYFISTFIEQHFHHHSKFLCGS, translated from the exons tgccGTGTTAAATTTCCGTATGAAATTTGCTGTGTATGTACCAGACAATTTGGAAGGCCCTGCTCCAGTCTTATATATTTTGGGGGGCATGTCATGTTCTGAACAAACTTTTATACAGAAGTCAGGGTTTCAACGATGGGCAGCACATTATGGAATAATCGTAGTGTCACCAGATGTCTGCCCTA GGGTTACTTTTGGTGTTGAAAAGAATGAAATTGAAGCTAAAGGCTTGTCATTTTATGTAAATGCTGTGAAAAAACCGTGGAACAGGAATTATCAAATGTATTCATATGTGAATGAAGAGCTACCTAGTATTATTCAGGAGAACTTTAATGTCAACAAAGACAGACAGTCAATCATGGGTCacag tatgggAGGTCATGGTGCATTAATAAGCGCACTTAAAAATCCTGGCAAGTTTCGTTCAGTCTCGGCTTTAGCTCCGGTTTGCAATCCATCTAAAACACCcgatatacaatttatatttaagtgttATTTTGGAGATGATACAAAAACTATGGAGGAATGGGATGCTACCTGCTTAGTAGCTGATTATAAAGGACCAGAGTTGAATGTCCTCATACATAaa gggaataatgataaatacaccgaacaattaaaattggaaaattttgTAAGCGCTTGTGAAAAGGCAGGGATTGAAATTTCTGTAAATATAGAAGAAGGATACGATCACGGATTTTATTTCATATCAACTTTTATAGAACAACATTTTCATCACCATTCTAAATTTTTGTGTGGCTcttaa